A segment of the Parasphingopyxis algicola genome:
CATCTGGCGCGTGCCGATCATCCCGGCCTCGTCGATCACGAGTATATCGCGCTCGGTGAGCGTATCGCGTCCGCCCGCCCAGCCATGCTCCATGCTGGCGATGGTGCGCGACGGGATCGCCGAGCCCTGTTGGAGATTTTCCGCCGCGATGCCCGAGAGCGCGAGCCCCTGCACGCGGTAGCCGCATTGCTCCCACGCATCTTTTGCGACCCCGAGCACCGCCGATTTGCCGCTGCCGGCATAGCCGAGCACGATGCCGAGATCGCGCCCGTCGGTGATATGCGCGAACGCAGCGCGCTGTTCGCCCGATAGCGCGAGACCGCGTTTTGCGGCGAGGGCCTGCGCGCGTTCCCGGCTACGCTCGGTCACGCGATGCTGTTCGCGGCGTGCCATGCGTTCGGTAGCCCGCTCCAACCGCTTTTCGGCGGCCAGCATCGCGCGGCTCGTGAAGCGCTCCCAACCATGCCCGTCCCTCCCCAACGCCACCAGCTCCGACGATCCGCATACCGCCGCCATGACGCGGTCGAACTGGTCCTTGCCGTCCGAATGGCGATGGACGAACCGAGCGAGATCGCGAGTGGTGAACGTCGCCTGTTGGTGGGTGATCGCATCCAAGGCGAGCGATGGCATGGTGATGATCCGGTCGCCGTTAGCGCGCGCGATCGCGCGATGCTCGTCGAGCCGCTCGGCCTCGAGCCCCTGCGCGATCCGGCGCGGCGTCGCCGGCCCGATCTTGTGCTGCGGTTCGAGATCGATGCCCTGGTCTTCGAGGCTGCGATGATCGATCCGGGCTTCGATGCCGAGCTCGGCGAGGCGCGCATTGGCATGGTCGGCCCAGGCTTCGCGCCACTCTTCGATCTGGCGTCTGCTGTTCCAGTCACGCACCTTCTTGCCGAACCCGTCCCTGTCCACCTCGCGCATGGTCAGCATGACATGGGCATGCGGCCGGGCCAGCCCGTCCTCGCCCCTATCCCAGTGCACGTTGAGATCGGCGATCATGCCTTTTTCGACGAACTCGTGTTCAACAAAATCGCGGGCCAAGGCGATGCCTTGCGCCTCGGTCAGCTCCCGCGGAATCGCGAACTCAACCTCGCGCGCGAGCTGCGCGTCCTTTCTGACCTCGCCCGCCTCGACCGCGTTCCACAGCGCCGCGCGGTCCGACAGATGCTCGGGCGCTTCGTCCGGCAGCAGGATTTCCGAATGCACCACGCCGGCCTTGTTGGTGAAGTCGTGCGCCCGGTCGATCCGGTGGTCGTGCAGGCGTTCGGCGGCGCGATAGGCGGCCGCCGCAACGGCGCTCGCGCCCGTCGCGCGGCCGATCACTTTGACGTGCAGATGGTAGATCGCCATGGCGGCATACCATCTACACCCTGCAAGCCACGTCGGCACGACGTATAAGCGCGCCCTCACCAGAAATTTTCTTGTTCGGGACCAGGCCGTGCCACGCCGTTCCGGTAACATGGCAGCCATTGGCGGCGGCATCGATTAGGCTAAGCGCATCACGCGAGACAAGGAGAATGTGATGCGTAAACCGCGCGATTTTGATGCTGAGCTCAAAGCGCTGCAGGACAAAACCAAAGCGCTCAAGGAGAACAAGGTCCGACAGCTGGGCGAGCTCGTCACCGCCACCGGCGCCGATGCCATCGGGGTCGAGATATTGGCCGGCGCGTTGCTGGCGGCCAGCGATACAACCGATGCTGCAACAAAGGAGGCGTGGCGCGAGCGCGGCGAAGGGTTCTTTCAAAGCAAGACGCGAAAAGCTCCGCGCAAAGCTGGTCGCGACGCTAGCAGCGCTGCGCCGGGCACGAGCGGCCCGGCATCGGGTTGAGGCCGCCCGCGCCCGCCACGATATGCGGGACTGGGTCGTGAAGCGCCGCGAGCGCACGCGCCGGCTGATCGAGCTCGGCGGGCTGGTCAGCAAAGCCGGGCTCGTTGAGCTGACCGATGACGATCGGGCGGTGCTTTATGGCGCGTTCCTCGGCCTCGCCGGCAAGCTGTCTGGCGAGCAGCGCGAACAGGCGATCATGCTTTGGCGCAGACGCGGGAAGCGGGCGTTTAAGGCGGATGTGGAGAAAACAAAACGCAACGAGACGGCGCGCTAAAAATCGCGGTCGCGGCTATGCCGGACAGTAAGGATGATGACCATCGCATGCACGGTTTTTCGCAACGCAAACAAAAGGAGACGGCAAGGCTGCTTGCCGTCCCCAGACGTCGGCGTGACCTATGGCGCCGACGAGAAATTGCGACATCGCAATTTTTCCAATTCCGTGAATTGCGGTTCGGCAAGGGATCGAGTCAAGATCGAGCGGTGACCATGACGGATGCGGATGGTGCGATAAAGTGATCGCAACACGGTTCGGGCTGTTCTGATCAGGATTGCCAAGGTTTTGATGATGGAAAAGTCCCCGCGCTCCGGAAAGCGCGGGGGCCTGGAACCGCGTCAGCCGCGCGGGTTCCAGAGGATCGCCATCCGGTCGTCTTCGCCGGCAGCGCGGCCGAGATTGGCGTAGATCCTGTTCGGCCCGAACTCGGGGGCGGCGAAGGTCAGCGAGACATAGGGGTTGCCGCTCACCCGGCGGGTCCGGCTCCAGCCGCCGCCGATCTCGACGCCGTCTTCGGTGCGGATGCGGTAATCGGGCTGGGCGTCGGTCTCCTTGGCGGTGTTCTCGACGATGCGGATGCGCTTCTTGAGGCCCATCGTCGCGAGCGTGCCTTCGAACCCGGTTTCGGTACGCGTTACATATCCCGGTGCTTGTGCCATCTTACAGTCTCCTTTTGGTTGCGAGCGGGGCGCCCATCGCCCTGCTGACGCGGGACCATTGATGGCGGGTGGCGGGCGCATGCACCTGGAGGGCCAAAGCGCAGCGCAGGACCGGCGCGAGGCGCTTTTTTGATAGCGAAGCGAGCGCGAGGAGCCGCGCAGCGGCGGGGAAAAAGTGCTGAGAGCGCCGGTTGTATACGGACGCCGTCTGCCATAGGTCCAAGAGCGCAAAGCAGGGCGATGGGTGCGACGCCAAGACCCAATTGCTGAGAGACAATTCGTGATGCGGCGTCTCTTGGGCTATAAACGCGCAAAGGGCGGGATTGATGGCCGTACCCCCATGCATCCGTTGACAACTATCAAAACAAGCCTGTTAGCTTGCCGGAAAACTAATTTCGTAACGGGAACGCGCCTCCGACGTCATCTCTCAATCATTTAGCGAAACCGTCGCCATAGTTCCATTTATGTGAAAGATGTCGAAAATGCTGAAATTTGCTTCAACCATTCTGACATAGAAACGACAGCATATTCCTATTGAATTCAGAAGAGCGCTCAACATTACCCAAATGCGCTGTTAGCAATCGGACCATCGTTGCAGAACGAATCTCGGCCGCTAACTCTTCCGCGCAAGTCGTTGGCGTAGCAGTGTCGAACGTTCCGTCAATAATGAGAACAGGTGCTTCGATCAGCGAAATTATTCGTCTGAGATCCATATCTCTGATCGCCGCCGCGGATCCTGCGTACCCACGCACGTCAGTGCCGACCAACAGCTTTTTGAACGCGTTTGTCTTTGACGGATATTGCGCCCGAAAATCATCGCTGAACCAACGCTCCACGACAAGCGTGCCCACAGCGGCCATGCCCCCACGCCGAACCGTTTCTATCCGCTTATCCCATTCTGCCGGAGGCCCCATATAGGCCGCCGTATGGGCGAGCACGACGTGCGTCAGCCGTTCGGGCGCGCGAATCCCCATCCATTGCCCGACCATCCCGCCAAGCGACACACCGCAAAATGCCGCGCGCCCGATCCCCAGATGATCGAGCAATTCGATGGCATCGCGGCCTAGGCGATCGAGCGAATAGGCGCCCTGCGGGACATCGGTTTCGCCATGGCCGCGAGGATCGTATCGAAGCAACGAAAAATGTGTCCCAAACGCGTCGAGTTGGTCGTCGAACAGCGCCATGGATGTCCCCAGAGATGGAGAAAGGAGCAGTGGCGGCTTGCCATTCGCACGATAGTCATAGGCGATCCGGCAACCGTCTCCGGTGGTGAAATATTCGGCCTTCATGCTGGTCTCTCGCGCACTGTGCGCTGTTCTATCCGTCGCTCGTATCGCGCGCCCTGGACGATCCGATCGACATAGATGCCCGGCGTATGAATATGATCGGGATCGAGATCGCCCAGCTCGACCAGATGTTCGACCTCCGCGATCGTGACATCGGCGGCGGTCGCCATGGATGGATTGAAGTTACGCGCGGTCTTGCGATAAACGAGATTGCCTTCCGGATCGCCCTTCCAGGCCTTGACCAGAGCGATATCGGCGCGCAGCCACCGCTCGCGCACATAGATCCGATCGTCAAATTCTTCGATGGGCTTGCCTTCGGCGACGACCGTTCCAACGCCTGTGGCAGTATAGAAAGCAGGAATACCCGCGCCGCCGGCTCGGATACGTTCGGCCAAAGTGCCTTGCGGATTAAGCTCCAGTTCGAGCTCGCCCGACAGATAGAGCTGCTCGAACAGCTTGTTATCGCCAATATAGGAGGCGATCATTTTTTTGATCTGACCGTTGGCCAGCAGCAGATACAGTCCAAAACCGTCTGCCCCGCAATTGTTGGAAATCACGGTCAGATTTTTGATACCGGAATCGCGGATTACCGGAATGAGATTTTCAGGATTGCCGACCAGTCCGAAGCCGCCCGACATAAGCGTCAGGCCATCGCGCAAAAGGCCGTCCAGGGCGGCGGCCGCATTCGGACAAGTTTTTTTCCTCATCGCTTGGATAGCGGAAGCACGGCTATGATTCTTCGTGCCTTCCAACCTCCCATTTCGTCGATTTGAGATGCTCTTCGGCAAAATCGCGCGGGATTTCCTCGAGCACCGTCCCCATCGAAGCGTTCCAGCGGTTGTACCAGCCATAATAGGCCACGACATTGAGTATCTCTATGATCTCCTCATCACTGAAATAGCGGCGCAGCGCCTCATAATTCTCTTCTGTCACCGCGTTGGGCACCGATGCCGCCGCGCGTGCGAAGTCAAGCGCGGCGCGATCAGCTTCGTCGAACAGGTCATTGGTTTCATATTCCCACACATGATCGATCTTTTCCGCCGCCGCGCCCGCACGCGAGGCATTGGCCGCTGTATGTGCCAGACAGAAATTGCAGCCATGCGTCATGCTGGCCATAACGCCGACCAGGGTACGCAATTCCGGAGATATGCTGGTCTCCGGATCGTGCACCGCTTCCGACAAAGCGGCGAGCGCGCGCACGACCTTGGGTTTGCGCGCCAAGGTCAGCAAGGTATTGGGCACATAGCCCATGCGCTCGGTCCAGACGTCGAAAAAGGATTGCAATTCAGGTGCATCAGAGGGCTTTAGCGGTTCGACTCCGGGCATGGTTTATCCTCTTCAAGATTCTGGATGTCGGCTTTTCTATGCTTTCGACGCGGGCGAACGATAGGCCGTGAAACGCAATTGTTAGCTGTCGCGCGCAGCGAATCCGCCAACCGGTTTTCAAAGCAGCGATTTGAGCGGCACGGCCGGGTCGGCGAGCTGAGATGGCTCAGGCGATGCACCTGCGACGATAAGCTTTCTGGCACCCATGAAATCGCGCGGATTGTTGATGGAATCTACTGCGACGAGCTGGCCGTTTTTCAGATAAGTGACGGAAAAAGGCGCTTGTTCGGGGTTGCCCCTGACCACGATATCATCAGCCAGATGCCAGAGGCCGGCGGTCTGTAACTTCACATCATACTGATCGGACCAGAACCAAGGTAAATCGTCATAGGTCCGTCTTTCGCCGAGTATCACATCCGCAACGAGATTGGCGGAATCCACCGCGTTCTGAACCGACTCCAATCGCCACGATGCACCGGCAAAGATGTTTGAATGACGGGCGCAATCGCCGATTGCGAATATGCGATCATCGCCGGTACGAAAGCAATCGTTCACGACAATGCCGTCATCGCACGCCAGCCCCGCGCGGGCGGCCAGTTCCGCCTCGGCGACAACGCCAATTCCAACCAATATGATATCGGCTTCCACTCCGAGACCGGACGAAAGCCGGAGAACGGTGCAACCATCTCCGTCTTCGATCGCTTCCACCATTTCGCCCAACTGGAAAGTGATGCCATGCGACCGGTGGAGTCGCTCGTAGAAATTCGAAACCACGGAACTGGTAACGCGTGACAGGACGCGATCCTGCGTTTCGATAACAGTTACCGGATGCCCTGCCTTGCGGGCGGCGGCGGCCACTTCAAGACCGATATAACCGGCACCGATGACCGCGATGCGTATACCCGGCGCGAGCGTTTCCCTGATCCGGTCGACGTCGGCAAGACTGCGCAAATAGAAGATATTCGGCGCATCGCTTCCGGGACAGCTCAGTTTTCTGACCCGGGCACCGGTTGCGAGCACGCACCAATTATATTCAACGAAATCGCCACCCGCCAGACGCACACGCCGTCGTTCAGGCTCAAGCTGCTCAACGGCAACTCCGAGCATCATGTCGACCCCGGTTTCCGACCAGAAAGACGCCGGGCGGATGAGCATGTGTTCGGCATCATGCTCACCCATGAAATAACTCTTCGATAGCGGCGGCCGCTCATATGGCGGGACCGCCTCGTCTCCGATTATGAGGATTGAGCCTTCGAATCCCTTTTCACGCAAACGTGAGGCAAGCTGCGCGCCGGCCTGTCCGGCGCCAACGATGAGAACATCATAGTTTCGTTCGCCTTCGGTCTTCGTCACCGGCGGCTACTCGATCCCTTGAACGCACCGGTCGACGCCATTGCTGAGATGGCGGACCATCATCTCCTCATCTTGCAAGTGAAGGACCGATTTGGCGCCTGATTTGAGCATTTTCGAGATCAGCTCATGGGTGTAGCAATCCTCCATCATCGGGTCGCGCAGCCCGACCTTGCTATATTCGCGCGCGAACAACTCTCCGGCATTTTTGATCGGCGGGTAATAGCCTTTGATCTCCCAAATGCTGCGGTCGACCGAGACGGGCCATATGTTGAAAGTAAAATATAACCCGTCGAGTAATCCCACGAAAAAGTTTGGAAAGATGTGCCAGAAGTCGAAAGACCCGCGGAAATCATAACCCTCGGTCGGATCGCGCTGCTTGGCGAAGGCTTGCATGGTGCCGGTGCCAAACTGGCTTGCCAGGAGCGCCGCCGGGGAAGGCTCGAACGCATCGGGAGGCGGAGAACCGAGTACGCCGTGAGGACCATGCAATTCAATCGCACTGTGGCGGAACTGTTTGCCTTCCAATTTTACCGCGCGGGCAAGCGTTTTTTCATGCAGATATGGCAGATGCCATCCTTCTAGCTGTGCCTCCTGCAAGGTTTTCCAGTTTACATTCTCGTCGATCCGATAGTGAAAAGCCGGCGTGAAGCCTGAAAAATCATAGGCTGCGATCTCGTCGACGACCGGGCCCAGAAAGTCATGCAGGCTTTGCTCGGGTTCCTCTGCGAGATTGACGAAAATGAATTCGCGCCAGACATCGCAATTGACGGGCGTCAATCCATTTTCGGCCTTCTCTACAGAGGGGAAATTCTCGCTATCCGAAACCTGCACCAGATTGCCTTTTGTATCGTAGACCCAGCCGTGAAAACGGCAGGCCATATAACCGCGGCACGAACCCTTTTCGTCCCAGGCAAGCGGCGCCCCCCGGTGCGAACACATATTGTGGAATGCGCGATACTCGCCGTCTTTGCCGTGAATGACGAGCAGGGAGGTGTTGGCCACGGGAAGCTCAACCACGAAATAATCGCCTGGGTTGGGTGCATCGAGACGATTCCCGATGTTTAACCATTTGCGCCGGAAAACACGGTCTTTTTCACGCGCGAAATATTCTTCCGACGTATAGCGCTCGATCGGTACGGGATCGCCCCCCTCTTCCGGATAGCGGCGCGAAAATCGTAAAGAATCCGGTTCGACATTCATGCTGATGCTCCTGTGGCGAACGTTTCATTCCAGCCGTCATGCAGCGGTATGAAACGGGCGATCGGGAAAACATATTTCGGCTGCGGCTCGCCATACATCTCGATCGTTACCGAGACTTCCGTGAAGGCGAGGCAGAGGTTGAGCAGCGATGTTTGTCTCGCATCCAGCTCGTCAATCGGAAAGCCGTTCAGATACTCTAGAGCCGTCGCCCCATGTCCGAGCATTGCGTCGTAAAAGGCTTGGCTTTCCGCCAGCGTCGCGCGCCAGCGATAGCTGTTCCGGTCATGTTCGGTCGGTAACGCCCAATCGGAAAAAGGCTCGAGCGCAGTAAAATCGTCCGGAAAAGTGCCGGGCATCGCAAACTCCTGCATGAAGGCAGGGTTACCATGCTGGCTAAGCCGGGCTGCAACTATCACCTTGACGCAATATTTATACCCTGACCGCTATCGATTGGGTCACGATATTGACAGGCGCGCGCGCTCCCTGCGTGATGGCGGTCATGAATAACGACCCATCCCAGACCCCTTGCGACCAGACGCAGATATGACGGTATCAGAGCAATCCACCGACAAAGTCCTTCGGTCGACCCACATGATTACCAGCGCCGTTATTGCGGCGATATCGGACGATACCGATCCTCGGCTGCGTGAGATAATGGAGGCACTGGTCTCTCATCTTCACGATTTCGCTCGCGACGTGAATCTGAATACTTCGGAATGGCTCGAGGGAATGAATTTTCTCGTTCGCGCAGGGCAGATGAGCAACGAGAAACGCAATGAGGTCATTCTTGTCGCGGACATACTTGGGCTCGAAAGCGTGGTCGATGCGCTTACGTTCGGAGCTTCGGGCGATACGACGGAGTCGGCCGTTCTAGGTCCATTTTACAGGGAAGGTGCGCCAATGCTTCCCGATGGCGCCAGCATCGTCCAAGACGGGAGCCAGGAACAGACTGTCTTGGTTCAGGGTGTCGTGTTCGATGCGAACGGAAAGCCGTTGGCAGGCGCAACGCTCGACATATGGGAAACGGCGCCCAATGGTCTTTATGAACAACAGGATCCGGATCAACCGGATATGAACTTGCGTGGCAAGTTCGCAACCGGACCGGACGGGCGCTATAGTTTTATCGGCCTTCGGCCAGTCGAATATCCGATACCGTTCGATGGCCCGGCTGGGGATTTGTTGCAATTGATGGGCCGGCACCCATACCGGCCGGGTCATATTCATTTTATCGTAAATGCGCCCGGCCACAAAAAATTGATAACTCAGATATTCGATCGCGATGCCTCATATCTCGACAGCGATGCGGTGTTCGCAGTCAAAGATTCCCTGCTTGTCGATTTCTCGCCCGCGCCGAAAAATGCCGCCACTGATTATATCGTAAATTATGATATTGAGCTGACGTCGGCCGATCAGGCCTGATGAAGGCCGACACAAATACGAGTGATCATGCTCCGGACATCGGCAGCGACGGAGCGGCAAGCGGAGGTTTATCGTCGGATATCGTCGAAAGGATCGAGTGCACGATCGTCGACATACCGATCAAACGGCTGCATAAACTGTCCTCGCTGGCGACGGCTGAGCAGAACTATGTGATCGTTCGGATTGAAACCCGTGAGGGCGTAGTCGGCATTGGCGAGGCCTCCACGCTCGGCGGCCCGAGATGGTCGGAAGAAACGGCTGAGAGTATCGCCGCCGTAATTGATCGCTACCTCGCGCCTGCGATCATTGGAAAACCGGTCGACGGCATCAACGCCATCTCTGCGATCATGGACAAGACCGCCAAGCGCAACAATGCGGCCAAAAGCTCGATTGAA
Coding sequences within it:
- a CDS encoding CoA transferase subunit A, whose amino-acid sequence is MRKKTCPNAAAALDGLLRDGLTLMSGGFGLVGNPENLIPVIRDSGIKNLTVISNNCGADGFGLYLLLANGQIKKMIASYIGDNKLFEQLYLSGELELELNPQGTLAERIRAGGAGIPAFYTATGVGTVVAEGKPIEEFDDRIYVRERWLRADIALVKAWKGDPEGNLVYRKTARNFNPSMATAADVTIAEVEHLVELGDLDPDHIHTPGIYVDRIVQGARYERRIEQRTVRERPA
- a CDS encoding conjugal transfer protein TraD, with translation MKRRERTRRLIELGGLVSKAGLVELTDDDRAVLYGAFLGLAGKLSGEQREQAIMLWRRRGKRAFKADVEKTKRNETAR
- a CDS encoding aromatic ring-hydroxylating oxygenase subunit alpha, whose product is MNVEPDSLRFSRRYPEEGGDPVPIERYTSEEYFAREKDRVFRRKWLNIGNRLDAPNPGDYFVVELPVANTSLLVIHGKDGEYRAFHNMCSHRGAPLAWDEKGSCRGYMACRFHGWVYDTKGNLVQVSDSENFPSVEKAENGLTPVNCDVWREFIFVNLAEEPEQSLHDFLGPVVDEIAAYDFSGFTPAFHYRIDENVNWKTLQEAQLEGWHLPYLHEKTLARAVKLEGKQFRHSAIELHGPHGVLGSPPPDAFEPSPAALLASQFGTGTMQAFAKQRDPTEGYDFRGSFDFWHIFPNFFVGLLDGLYFTFNIWPVSVDRSIWEIKGYYPPIKNAGELFAREYSKVGLRDPMMEDCYTHELISKMLKSGAKSVLHLQDEEMMVRHLSNGVDRCVQGIE
- a CDS encoding intradiol ring-cleavage dioxygenase, which translates into the protein MITSAVIAAISDDTDPRLREIMEALVSHLHDFARDVNLNTSEWLEGMNFLVRAGQMSNEKRNEVILVADILGLESVVDALTFGASGDTTESAVLGPFYREGAPMLPDGASIVQDGSQEQTVLVQGVVFDANGKPLAGATLDIWETAPNGLYEQQDPDQPDMNLRGKFATGPDGRYSFIGLRPVEYPIPFDGPAGDLLQLMGRHPYRPGHIHFIVNAPGHKKLITQIFDRDASYLDSDAVFAVKDSLLVDFSPAPKNAATDYIVNYDIELTSADQA
- a CDS encoding carboxymuconolactone decarboxylase family protein, which codes for MPGVEPLKPSDAPELQSFFDVWTERMGYVPNTLLTLARKPKVVRALAALSEAVHDPETSISPELRTLVGVMASMTHGCNFCLAHTAANASRAGAAAEKIDHVWEYETNDLFDEADRAALDFARAAASVPNAVTEENYEALRRYFSDEEIIEILNVVAYYGWYNRWNASMGTVLEEIPRDFAEEHLKSTKWEVGRHEES
- a CDS encoding conjugal transfer protein TraD; this encodes MRKPRDFDAELKALQDKTKALKENKVRQLGELVTATGADAIGVEILAGALLAASDTTDAATKEAWRERGEGFFQSKTRKAPRKAGRDASSAAPGTSGPASG
- a CDS encoding DUF736 domain-containing protein; this translates as MAQAPGYVTRTETGFEGTLATMGLKKRIRIVENTAKETDAQPDYRIRTEDGVEIGGGWSRTRRVSGNPYVSLTFAAPEFGPNRIYANLGRAAGEDDRMAILWNPRG
- a CDS encoding NAD(P)/FAD-dependent oxidoreductase; protein product: MTKTEGERNYDVLIVGAGQAGAQLASRLREKGFEGSILIIGDEAVPPYERPPLSKSYFMGEHDAEHMLIRPASFWSETGVDMMLGVAVEQLEPERRRVRLAGGDFVEYNWCVLATGARVRKLSCPGSDAPNIFYLRSLADVDRIRETLAPGIRIAVIGAGYIGLEVAAAARKAGHPVTVIETQDRVLSRVTSSVVSNFYERLHRSHGITFQLGEMVEAIEDGDGCTVLRLSSGLGVEADIILVGIGVVAEAELAARAGLACDDGIVVNDCFRTGDDRIFAIGDCARHSNIFAGASWRLESVQNAVDSANLVADVILGERRTYDDLPWFWSDQYDVKLQTAGLWHLADDIVVRGNPEQAPFSVTYLKNGQLVAVDSINNPRDFMGARKLIVAGASPEPSQLADPAVPLKSLL
- the pcaD gene encoding 3-oxoadipate enol-lactonase translates to MKAEYFTTGDGCRIAYDYRANGKPPLLLSPSLGTSMALFDDQLDAFGTHFSLLRYDPRGHGETDVPQGAYSLDRLGRDAIELLDHLGIGRAAFCGVSLGGMVGQWMGIRAPERLTHVVLAHTAAYMGPPAEWDKRIETVRRGGMAAVGTLVVERWFSDDFRAQYPSKTNAFKKLLVGTDVRGYAGSAAAIRDMDLRRIISLIEAPVLIIDGTFDTATPTTCAEELAAEIRSATMVRLLTAHLGNVERSSEFNRNMLSFLCQNG